The sequence GTGACTATAAGACGTCTCTTGGATTTATAATCCTTTCCGAAACTTACAACGCCGTCTATTTCGCTTATAATTGAATGCTCTTTCGGCTCTCTAGCTTCAAACAATTCTACAACTCTCGGCAATCCTCCTATGATATCTCGTGCTTTAGATGAGCCTTTAGGTACTCTCGCCATGATATCTCCAATCTCTACATTCTGTCCTTCTACTACACTTAAAACAGCGTCTTTTGGTAAAACATATCTAACTATTGTCTCATCGGCATATTTCACTGGCTGCTCATCTTCTCCTAAGATAACAATGCTAGGTTCTAATTTTATGTCTCTCCTATTACATTCATTTACTACGATCGTAGCACGACCGGTAATATCATCAAAAAGCTCATTAATAGTTACTCCATCTACAAAATCTACAAATTTTATTTTTCCTTTTTTCTCGGTAATTACAGGAATTATCAAAGGTTCCCATTCAGCAATCGGAGTACCAATTACCACTGCATCTCCATCTTTCAGAAGCATTTTTGATCCATAAGGAATTTTATAGATCGCTTTAGGATAATTTACTTCATCTACAACTACAGCTTCACAATTTCTACTCATTACAATAACTTCTCCATTCTCACGAGTAACAAAATTTTGATGCTTGACGCGTAGAATACCGTTATGTGAACTAATTACGAAGGACTCAACATCTGATTGCTGTACTGCACCACCTATGTGAAAAGTTCTTAACGTAAGCTGAGTACCAGGCTCGCCGATAGATTGCGCTGCTATCACACCAACAGGCGTACCTAAATCCACAAGCTTATCACTTTTATATGCTAAATCAGTACCATAGCAAACACTGCATATACCGCTATTAGGCGCTTTACAAAATAAAGACGATCTCACACCTATAGATTCGATGCCATTTTCCTCAAGCAATACGACATCCTTAGCATTAAGAACTTTTCCTTTGGATAAAAGAAGCTGACCATCATTTCTACTAAATACATCATGCGCTAACACTCTTCCGGATGCCATAGCTACAAAAGTAGATACCAATTCTCCACTATCTATCTCCGCAGAACAGCTTAAAAACTCTTCAGTACCACAATCATACATATTAATCACAGAATCCTGTGCAGCATCAATCAATCTTCTCTCTAAGTAACCAGAATCTGCAGTCTTCAAGGCAGTATCTACTAACCCTTTACGCGCACCGTAAGTAGAAAGGAAATATTCTATAGGACTAAGTCCTTCTTTGAAGTTGGACAATATCGGAGTTTCAATGATTGTACCGTCCGCACGCGCAATAAGTCCACGCGCACCTGATATCTGTTTTAGCTGCGCAGGAGAGCCTCTTGCGCCAGAAGCGATCATCATCCACAATCCATTTCCTCTTGCCTTTGCATCATTCTGCAAAGCAAATACAACATCATTACCTATACTTTCATTACATCTTAGCCAAGCATCGACAGCTTTATTATATTTCTCACCTGATGTAATGAAGCCATTTTGATATTGCTGATCGTAAAGCTCAATCTCTCTCGTTGTTACGTCAATATGTCTTTTCTTTGAATCTGGAACTACTAAATCATCTTTACATATAGATACTCCTGCGATTGTGGCGTAGCGAAAGCCAAGCTCCATTATCGCATCAAGAAATTCTGCTACAAAATTTAGCGAAGTAAACTCATGAACATGCTCGACAAGTTCGCTAATTTCTTTTTTCGCAAGTGCTTTATTTGCATATTCTATGCGTATCTCTTGATGATCAGGTAATTTCTCCATGACTAACACTCTTCCAGGTGTAGTCGTAATGATCTTCATGATCACATTTCCATCGATATCGTAAAGCTTTTTTCTAAAATAGATCTTCTTATGTAAAGGAATTTTTTTATGAAATAAAGCCAATTTTAACTCTTGAATAGAGTAAAAAATCGGTATGTCATCAGTTTCATTTTCATCCATACCAAGCGTCAGATAATACAGTCCAAGTATCATATCTTTTGCAGGAGTCATAATGCACTGTCCATTTGCAGGATTCAGAATATTCTTAGCTGAATGCATCAACAATAATGCTTCAATCTGTGCTTCTATTGTAATAGGTAGATGCACAGCCATTTGATCTCCGTCGAAATCCGCATTGAATGCAGCGCACACAAGAGGATGAAGTTTAATTGCAACACCTTCGACTAGCACCACTTCAAAAGCTTGTATACCAAGCCTATGAAGAGTAGGAGCACGATTCAGCAAAACAGGATGATCTCTCACTACTTGAGGTAAGATCTTAATGACCATTGGATCGTGCTTCTGCACCAAGTTTTTTGCTTTTCTAAAAGTCGATACCTTTCCTGATTTCTCGAGTGCCGCTATCAAAAAAGGTTTGAATAATTCTATTGCCATATGGTACGGCAATCCACATTGATGAAGCTTAAGATTAGGTCCTACAACTATTACTGCACGCCCTGAATAATCGACACGTTTTCCTAAAAGATTTTGTCTAAACCTACCTTGCTTTCCTTTTAGCATATCGGTCAATGATTTTAGAGGTCTTTTAACACTTCTCCCCATTACTCTATTACCCTTATTCTCTATGAGAGTATCAACAGCTTCTTGCAACATTCTCTTCTCATTGCATACGACAATATCAGGCGCATTAAGATCTAAAAGCTTCTTCAATCTGTTGTTTCTGTTGATCACTCTACGATAAAGCTCGTTTAAATCAGAAGTAGCGAATCTTCCACCTTCTAAAGGAATGAGAGGTCTAAGATCAGGCGGCATCACTGGAAGTACATCTAATACCATAAAAGATGGCGCATTCTTCGATTCAATAAAATCTTCCACTATCGATAACCGCTTCTTCAATTTTGTTTTCTTCAATTCTGATCCAGTCTGAGATATAGCTTCAAGAATACGATTTCTCTCATATTTTACATCAATATCAGAAAGCAAGCTTTTTATAACTTCCGCTCCTGTGCCAGCTTTAAACGATCCATCTTCACACTGTCTAGA is a genomic window of Candidatus Fokinia solitaria containing:
- the rpoC gene encoding DNA-directed RNA polymerase subunit beta' codes for the protein MYTSQNIGMFSRTDFNSVHVTLASPSDVLAWSYGEVLLPDTINYRSYKPELGGLFCARIFGPLKDYECLCGKYKGMKYNVIVCDKCGVEVTSASERRRRMGHITLAVPVVHTWYFRSLPCRIGLLLDISPSDLEKIIYFESYIVLEPSNTQLKKGDIISEAEFKIASRQCEDGSFKAGTGAEVIKSLLSDIDVKYERNRILEAISQTGSELKKTKLKKRLSIVEDFIESKNAPSFMVLDVLPVMPPDLRPLIPLEGGRFATSDLNELYRRVINRNNRLKKLLDLNAPDIVVCNEKRMLQEAVDTLIENKGNRVMGRSVKRPLKSLTDMLKGKQGRFRQNLLGKRVDYSGRAVIVVGPNLKLHQCGLPYHMAIELFKPFLIAALEKSGKVSTFRKAKNLVQKHDPMVIKILPQVVRDHPVLLNRAPTLHRLGIQAFEVVLVEGVAIKLHPLVCAAFNADFDGDQMAVHLPITIEAQIEALLLMHSAKNILNPANGQCIMTPAKDMILGLYYLTLGMDENETDDIPIFYSIQELKLALFHKKIPLHKKIYFRKKLYDIDGNVIMKIITTTPGRVLVMEKLPDHQEIRIEYANKALAKKEISELVEHVHEFTSLNFVAEFLDAIMELGFRYATIAGVSICKDDLVVPDSKKRHIDVTTREIELYDQQYQNGFITSGEKYNKAVDAWLRCNESIGNDVVFALQNDAKARGNGLWMMIASGARGSPAQLKQISGARGLIARADGTIIETPILSNFKEGLSPIEYFLSTYGARKGLVDTALKTADSGYLERRLIDAAQDSVINMYDCGTEEFLSCSAEIDSGELVSTFVAMASGRVLAHDVFSRNDGQLLLSKGKVLNAKDVVLLEENGIESIGVRSSLFCKAPNSGICSVCYGTDLAYKSDKLVDLGTPVGVIAAQSIGEPGTQLTLRTFHIGGAVQQSDVESFVISSHNGILRVKHQNFVTRENGEVIVMSRNCEAVVVDEVNYPKAIYKIPYGSKMLLKDGDAVVIGTPIAEWEPLIIPVITEKKGKIKFVDFVDGVTINELFDDITGRATIVVNECNRRDIKLEPSIVILGEDEQPVKYADETIVRYVLPKDAVLSVVEGQNVEIGDIMARVPKGSSKARDIIGGLPRVVELFEAREPKEHSIISEIDGVVSFGKDYKSKRRLIVTPLNENEKPHEYFVPRYRNVVVNSEEFVKRGALLVEGDVSPSEILSVMGKEALARYMISEIKQVYRLQGVSIHNKHIEVLLRQMMGRMEVISAGSTNLVEGEIINEEDLIKAKKNIKVPLNKAVLPEVKVVLQGISNIAVSNPSFLAAASFQETTNVLIEAAIKGKRDYAQSLKASIICGKLIKAGTGFHYDLMVKNADSIIEDLEKKEAEQINMEKRVMDMSDVAAKKGQ